In Sparus aurata chromosome 3, fSpaAur1.1, whole genome shotgun sequence, the following are encoded in one genomic region:
- the LOC115578408 gene encoding ladderlectin-like isoform X1: MRIILLLCAALALTITAVPVEEKPAAQEIQQVPVEEVPAAQEIQQVPVEEKPAAQEIQQVDGELPVEVEVEEVKLEAKTGSCSAGWAKFGSRCFNFISSEKTWVEAERYCLRFGTNLASVHSQEEYEFVQEVVRGTTGRFPQAWLGANDAVKDGAWLWSDGSKFYDGFWAEFEPNNYMSKERCVVMNLSAFLLWGDVSCDLRRPFVCGTRPQ, translated from the exons ATGAGGATCATTCTGCTTCTTTGTGCCGCCTTGGCCCTGACCATCACAGCAG TGCCTGTAGAGGAGAAGCCAGCCGCTCAGGAGATTCAACAAG TGCCTGTAGAGGAGGTGCCAGCTGCTCAGGAGATTCAACAAG TGCCTGTAGAGGAGAAGCCAGCCGCTCAGGAGATTCAACAAG taGATGGGGAGCTGCCTGTTGAGGTTGAAGTGGAAGAAGTCAAACTTGAGGCAAAGACGGGCAGCTGTTCAGCCGGCTGGGCCAAATTTGGATCCAGATGTTTCAATTTCATCAGCAGCGAAAAGACCTGGGTAGAGGCAGAG CGTTACTGTCTGCGTTTTGGTACCAACCTTGCCTCCGTCCACAGCCAAGAGGAGTATGAATTCGTCCAGGAGGTTGTGAGGGGCACCACAGGTCGTTTTCCTCAAGCCTGGCTCGGTGCCAATGATGCTGTGAAG GATGGTGCTTGGCTCTGGAGTGACGGTTCAAAGTTTTATGACGGGTTTTGGGCCGAATTCGAGCCCAACAATTATATGAGCAAAGAGAGATGTGTTGTGATGAACCTATCAG CGTTCTTACTCTGGGGTGATGTGAGCTGTGACCTGAGACGTCCCTTCGTCTGTGGAACAAGACCACAGTGA
- the LOC115578408 gene encoding ladderlectin-like isoform X5 yields the protein MRIILLLCAALALTITAVPVEEKPAAQEIQQVPVEEKPAAQEIQQVDGELPVEVEVEEVKLEAKTGSCSAGWAKFGSRCFNFISSEKTWVEAERYCLRFGTNLASVHSQEEYEFVQEVVRGTTGRFPQAWLGANDAVKDGAWLWSDGSKFYDGFWAEFEPNNYMSKERCVVMNLSAFLLWGDVSCDLRRPFVCGTRPQ from the exons ATGAGGATCATTCTGCTTCTTTGTGCCGCCTTGGCCCTGACCATCACAGCAG TGCCTGTAGAGGAGAAGCCAGCCGCTCAGGAGATTCAACAAG TGCCTGTAGAGGAGAAGCCAGCCGCTCAGGAGATTCAACAAG taGATGGGGAGCTGCCTGTTGAGGTTGAAGTGGAAGAAGTCAAACTTGAGGCAAAGACGGGCAGCTGTTCAGCCGGCTGGGCCAAATTTGGATCCAGATGTTTCAATTTCATCAGCAGCGAAAAGACCTGGGTAGAGGCAGAG CGTTACTGTCTGCGTTTTGGTACCAACCTTGCCTCCGTCCACAGCCAAGAGGAGTATGAATTCGTCCAGGAGGTTGTGAGGGGCACCACAGGTCGTTTTCCTCAAGCCTGGCTCGGTGCCAATGATGCTGTGAAG GATGGTGCTTGGCTCTGGAGTGACGGTTCAAAGTTTTATGACGGGTTTTGGGCCGAATTCGAGCCCAACAATTATATGAGCAAAGAGAGATGTGTTGTGATGAACCTATCAG CGTTCTTACTCTGGGGTGATGTGAGCTGTGACCTGAGACGTCCCTTCGTCTGTGGAACAAGACCACAGTGA
- the LOC115578408 gene encoding ladderlectin-like isoform X6 — MRIILLLCAALALTITAVPVEEKPAAQEIQQVPVEEVPAAQEIQQDGELPVEVEVEEVKLEAKTGSCSAGWAKFGSRCFNFISSEKTWVEAERYCLRFGTNLASVHSQEEYEFVQEVVRGTTGRFPQAWLGANDAVKDGAWLWSDGSKFYDGFWAEFEPNNYMSKERCVVMNLSAFLLWGDVSCDLRRPFVCGTRPQ, encoded by the exons ATGAGGATCATTCTGCTTCTTTGTGCCGCCTTGGCCCTGACCATCACAGCAG TGCCTGTAGAGGAGAAGCCAGCCGCTCAGGAGATTCAACAAG TGCCTGTAGAGGAGGTGCCAGCTGCTCAGGAGATTCAACAAG ATGGGGAGCTGCCTGTTGAGGTTGAAGTGGAAGAAGTCAAACTTGAGGCAAAGACGGGCAGCTGTTCAGCCGGCTGGGCCAAATTTGGATCCAGATGTTTCAATTTCATCAGCAGCGAAAAGACCTGGGTAGAGGCAGAG CGTTACTGTCTGCGTTTTGGTACCAACCTTGCCTCCGTCCACAGCCAAGAGGAGTATGAATTCGTCCAGGAGGTTGTGAGGGGCACCACAGGTCGTTTTCCTCAAGCCTGGCTCGGTGCCAATGATGCTGTGAAG GATGGTGCTTGGCTCTGGAGTGACGGTTCAAAGTTTTATGACGGGTTTTGGGCCGAATTCGAGCCCAACAATTATATGAGCAAAGAGAGATGTGTTGTGATGAACCTATCAG CGTTCTTACTCTGGGGTGATGTGAGCTGTGACCTGAGACGTCCCTTCGTCTGTGGAACAAGACCACAGTGA
- the LOC115578408 gene encoding ladderlectin-like isoform X2 produces MRIILLLCAALALTITAVPVEEKPAAQEIQQVPVEEVPAAQEIQQVPVEEKPAAQEIQQDGELPVEVEVEEVKLEAKTGSCSAGWAKFGSRCFNFISSEKTWVEAERYCLRFGTNLASVHSQEEYEFVQEVVRGTTGRFPQAWLGANDAVKDGAWLWSDGSKFYDGFWAEFEPNNYMSKERCVVMNLSAFLLWGDVSCDLRRPFVCGTRPQ; encoded by the exons ATGAGGATCATTCTGCTTCTTTGTGCCGCCTTGGCCCTGACCATCACAGCAG TGCCTGTAGAGGAGAAGCCAGCCGCTCAGGAGATTCAACAAG TGCCTGTAGAGGAGGTGCCAGCTGCTCAGGAGATTCAACAAG TGCCTGTAGAGGAGAAGCCAGCCGCTCAGGAGATTCAACAAG ATGGGGAGCTGCCTGTTGAGGTTGAAGTGGAAGAAGTCAAACTTGAGGCAAAGACGGGCAGCTGTTCAGCCGGCTGGGCCAAATTTGGATCCAGATGTTTCAATTTCATCAGCAGCGAAAAGACCTGGGTAGAGGCAGAG CGTTACTGTCTGCGTTTTGGTACCAACCTTGCCTCCGTCCACAGCCAAGAGGAGTATGAATTCGTCCAGGAGGTTGTGAGGGGCACCACAGGTCGTTTTCCTCAAGCCTGGCTCGGTGCCAATGATGCTGTGAAG GATGGTGCTTGGCTCTGGAGTGACGGTTCAAAGTTTTATGACGGGTTTTGGGCCGAATTCGAGCCCAACAATTATATGAGCAAAGAGAGATGTGTTGTGATGAACCTATCAG CGTTCTTACTCTGGGGTGATGTGAGCTGTGACCTGAGACGTCCCTTCGTCTGTGGAACAAGACCACAGTGA
- the LOC115578408 gene encoding ladderlectin-like isoform X3, with protein sequence MRIILLLCAALALTITAVPVEEKPAAQEIQQVPVEEVPAAQEIQQVDGELPVEVEVEEVKLEAKTGSCSAGWAKFGSRCFNFISSEKTWVEAERYCLRFGTNLASVHSQEEYEFVQEVVRGTTGRFPQAWLGANDAVKDGAWLWSDGSKFYDGFWAEFEPNNYMSKERCVVMNLSAFLLWGDVSCDLRRPFVCGTRPQ encoded by the exons ATGAGGATCATTCTGCTTCTTTGTGCCGCCTTGGCCCTGACCATCACAGCAG TGCCTGTAGAGGAGAAGCCAGCCGCTCAGGAGATTCAACAAG TGCCTGTAGAGGAGGTGCCAGCTGCTCAGGAGATTCAACAAG taGATGGGGAGCTGCCTGTTGAGGTTGAAGTGGAAGAAGTCAAACTTGAGGCAAAGACGGGCAGCTGTTCAGCCGGCTGGGCCAAATTTGGATCCAGATGTTTCAATTTCATCAGCAGCGAAAAGACCTGGGTAGAGGCAGAG CGTTACTGTCTGCGTTTTGGTACCAACCTTGCCTCCGTCCACAGCCAAGAGGAGTATGAATTCGTCCAGGAGGTTGTGAGGGGCACCACAGGTCGTTTTCCTCAAGCCTGGCTCGGTGCCAATGATGCTGTGAAG GATGGTGCTTGGCTCTGGAGTGACGGTTCAAAGTTTTATGACGGGTTTTGGGCCGAATTCGAGCCCAACAATTATATGAGCAAAGAGAGATGTGTTGTGATGAACCTATCAG CGTTCTTACTCTGGGGTGATGTGAGCTGTGACCTGAGACGTCCCTTCGTCTGTGGAACAAGACCACAGTGA
- the LOC115578408 gene encoding ladderlectin-like isoform X7 — protein sequence MRIILLLCAALALTITAVPVEEKPAAQEIQQVPVEEKPAAQEIQQDGELPVEVEVEEVKLEAKTGSCSAGWAKFGSRCFNFISSEKTWVEAERYCLRFGTNLASVHSQEEYEFVQEVVRGTTGRFPQAWLGANDAVKDGAWLWSDGSKFYDGFWAEFEPNNYMSKERCVVMNLSAFLLWGDVSCDLRRPFVCGTRPQ from the exons ATGAGGATCATTCTGCTTCTTTGTGCCGCCTTGGCCCTGACCATCACAGCAG TGCCTGTAGAGGAGAAGCCAGCCGCTCAGGAGATTCAACAAG TGCCTGTAGAGGAGAAGCCAGCCGCTCAGGAGATTCAACAAG ATGGGGAGCTGCCTGTTGAGGTTGAAGTGGAAGAAGTCAAACTTGAGGCAAAGACGGGCAGCTGTTCAGCCGGCTGGGCCAAATTTGGATCCAGATGTTTCAATTTCATCAGCAGCGAAAAGACCTGGGTAGAGGCAGAG CGTTACTGTCTGCGTTTTGGTACCAACCTTGCCTCCGTCCACAGCCAAGAGGAGTATGAATTCGTCCAGGAGGTTGTGAGGGGCACCACAGGTCGTTTTCCTCAAGCCTGGCTCGGTGCCAATGATGCTGTGAAG GATGGTGCTTGGCTCTGGAGTGACGGTTCAAAGTTTTATGACGGGTTTTGGGCCGAATTCGAGCCCAACAATTATATGAGCAAAGAGAGATGTGTTGTGATGAACCTATCAG CGTTCTTACTCTGGGGTGATGTGAGCTGTGACCTGAGACGTCCCTTCGTCTGTGGAACAAGACCACAGTGA
- the LOC115578408 gene encoding ladderlectin-like isoform X10 — protein MRIILLLCAALALTITAVPVEEKPAAQEIQQDGELPVEVEVEEVKLEAKTGSCSAGWAKFGSRCFNFISSEKTWVEAERYCLRFGTNLASVHSQEEYEFVQEVVRGTTGRFPQAWLGANDAVKDGAWLWSDGSKFYDGFWAEFEPNNYMSKERCVVMNLSAFLLWGDVSCDLRRPFVCGTRPQ, from the exons ATGAGGATCATTCTGCTTCTTTGTGCCGCCTTGGCCCTGACCATCACAGCAG TGCCTGTAGAGGAGAAGCCAGCCGCTCAGGAGATTCAACAAG ATGGGGAGCTGCCTGTTGAGGTTGAAGTGGAAGAAGTCAAACTTGAGGCAAAGACGGGCAGCTGTTCAGCCGGCTGGGCCAAATTTGGATCCAGATGTTTCAATTTCATCAGCAGCGAAAAGACCTGGGTAGAGGCAGAG CGTTACTGTCTGCGTTTTGGTACCAACCTTGCCTCCGTCCACAGCCAAGAGGAGTATGAATTCGTCCAGGAGGTTGTGAGGGGCACCACAGGTCGTTTTCCTCAAGCCTGGCTCGGTGCCAATGATGCTGTGAAG GATGGTGCTTGGCTCTGGAGTGACGGTTCAAAGTTTTATGACGGGTTTTGGGCCGAATTCGAGCCCAACAATTATATGAGCAAAGAGAGATGTGTTGTGATGAACCTATCAG CGTTCTTACTCTGGGGTGATGTGAGCTGTGACCTGAGACGTCCCTTCGTCTGTGGAACAAGACCACAGTGA
- the LOC115578408 gene encoding ladderlectin-like isoform X4 produces MRIILLLCAALALTITAVPVEEVPAAQEIQQVPVEEKPAAQEIQQVDGELPVEVEVEEVKLEAKTGSCSAGWAKFGSRCFNFISSEKTWVEAERYCLRFGTNLASVHSQEEYEFVQEVVRGTTGRFPQAWLGANDAVKDGAWLWSDGSKFYDGFWAEFEPNNYMSKERCVVMNLSAFLLWGDVSCDLRRPFVCGTRPQ; encoded by the exons ATGAGGATCATTCTGCTTCTTTGTGCCGCCTTGGCCCTGACCATCACAGCAG TGCCTGTAGAGGAGGTGCCAGCTGCTCAGGAGATTCAACAAG TGCCTGTAGAGGAGAAGCCAGCCGCTCAGGAGATTCAACAAG taGATGGGGAGCTGCCTGTTGAGGTTGAAGTGGAAGAAGTCAAACTTGAGGCAAAGACGGGCAGCTGTTCAGCCGGCTGGGCCAAATTTGGATCCAGATGTTTCAATTTCATCAGCAGCGAAAAGACCTGGGTAGAGGCAGAG CGTTACTGTCTGCGTTTTGGTACCAACCTTGCCTCCGTCCACAGCCAAGAGGAGTATGAATTCGTCCAGGAGGTTGTGAGGGGCACCACAGGTCGTTTTCCTCAAGCCTGGCTCGGTGCCAATGATGCTGTGAAG GATGGTGCTTGGCTCTGGAGTGACGGTTCAAAGTTTTATGACGGGTTTTGGGCCGAATTCGAGCCCAACAATTATATGAGCAAAGAGAGATGTGTTGTGATGAACCTATCAG CGTTCTTACTCTGGGGTGATGTGAGCTGTGACCTGAGACGTCCCTTCGTCTGTGGAACAAGACCACAGTGA
- the LOC115578408 gene encoding ladderlectin-like isoform X9 encodes MRIILLLCAALALTITAVPVEEVPAAQEIQQVDGELPVEVEVEEVKLEAKTGSCSAGWAKFGSRCFNFISSEKTWVEAERYCLRFGTNLASVHSQEEYEFVQEVVRGTTGRFPQAWLGANDAVKDGAWLWSDGSKFYDGFWAEFEPNNYMSKERCVVMNLSAFLLWGDVSCDLRRPFVCGTRPQ; translated from the exons ATGAGGATCATTCTGCTTCTTTGTGCCGCCTTGGCCCTGACCATCACAGCAG TGCCTGTAGAGGAGGTGCCAGCTGCTCAGGAGATTCAACAAG taGATGGGGAGCTGCCTGTTGAGGTTGAAGTGGAAGAAGTCAAACTTGAGGCAAAGACGGGCAGCTGTTCAGCCGGCTGGGCCAAATTTGGATCCAGATGTTTCAATTTCATCAGCAGCGAAAAGACCTGGGTAGAGGCAGAG CGTTACTGTCTGCGTTTTGGTACCAACCTTGCCTCCGTCCACAGCCAAGAGGAGTATGAATTCGTCCAGGAGGTTGTGAGGGGCACCACAGGTCGTTTTCCTCAAGCCTGGCTCGGTGCCAATGATGCTGTGAAG GATGGTGCTTGGCTCTGGAGTGACGGTTCAAAGTTTTATGACGGGTTTTGGGCCGAATTCGAGCCCAACAATTATATGAGCAAAGAGAGATGTGTTGTGATGAACCTATCAG CGTTCTTACTCTGGGGTGATGTGAGCTGTGACCTGAGACGTCCCTTCGTCTGTGGAACAAGACCACAGTGA
- the LOC115578408 gene encoding ladderlectin-like isoform X8, protein MRIILLLCAALALTITAVPVEEKPAAQEIQQVDGELPVEVEVEEVKLEAKTGSCSAGWAKFGSRCFNFISSEKTWVEAERYCLRFGTNLASVHSQEEYEFVQEVVRGTTGRFPQAWLGANDAVKDGAWLWSDGSKFYDGFWAEFEPNNYMSKERCVVMNLSAFLLWGDVSCDLRRPFVCGTRPQ, encoded by the exons ATGAGGATCATTCTGCTTCTTTGTGCCGCCTTGGCCCTGACCATCACAGCAG TGCCTGTAGAGGAGAAGCCAGCCGCTCAGGAGATTCAACAAG taGATGGGGAGCTGCCTGTTGAGGTTGAAGTGGAAGAAGTCAAACTTGAGGCAAAGACGGGCAGCTGTTCAGCCGGCTGGGCCAAATTTGGATCCAGATGTTTCAATTTCATCAGCAGCGAAAAGACCTGGGTAGAGGCAGAG CGTTACTGTCTGCGTTTTGGTACCAACCTTGCCTCCGTCCACAGCCAAGAGGAGTATGAATTCGTCCAGGAGGTTGTGAGGGGCACCACAGGTCGTTTTCCTCAAGCCTGGCTCGGTGCCAATGATGCTGTGAAG GATGGTGCTTGGCTCTGGAGTGACGGTTCAAAGTTTTATGACGGGTTTTGGGCCGAATTCGAGCCCAACAATTATATGAGCAAAGAGAGATGTGTTGTGATGAACCTATCAG CGTTCTTACTCTGGGGTGATGTGAGCTGTGACCTGAGACGTCCCTTCGTCTGTGGAACAAGACCACAGTGA
- the LOC115578910 gene encoding zinc finger protein 706 — MARGQQKIQSQQKNAKKAAEKKKGQAADQKTAAKAALVHTCPVCRTQMPDPKTFKQHFESKHPKSPMPPELADVQA; from the exons ATGGCTCGTGGGCAGCAGAAGATTCAGTCCCAGCAGAAGAATGCCAAGAaggcagcagagaagaagaaaggccAGGCTGCTGACCAGAAGACTGCAGCTAAGGCCGCACTGGTCCACACCTGCCCAGTCTGCCGG acacaGATGCCTGATCCCAAGACATTCAAGCAGCATTTTGAGAGCAAACACCCCAAGTCCCCCATGCCTCCTGAGCTCGCAGACGTTCAGGCATGA